The Polaromonas sp. SP1 DNA window GCCGCCGTGGGCCTGCTCGAGCGCGTGGCCGACCGCGGCTATGTGCTGGGCCCCATGGTGGTGGAACTGGACCGGCAGATCCGCCTGGCCGACCCGCTGCTGCAAGCCGCCGACGAGCTGCCCGGCAAGCTGGCCGAGCAGACCGGCGGCACGGTCTTGCTGTGCCGCTTTCACGGCAGCAAGGTCATGTGCATTCACCAGGTAAAGGGCAAGAACCCTGCCCTGTCGGTGAGTTACGAACGCGGCCGCGCCATGCCGCTGTACCGCGGCGCGACTTCCAAAATCATCCTGGCCTACCTGCCGCCACCGCAGCTCAAGCAGCTGTGGACGACCGAGCGCAAGACGTTGGTGGCCGCGGGCCTGCCGGACGACTTCACGCAACTGGGCAAGGCGCTGCGCGCCATCCGCGAAGTCGGCCACTGCATCACCGAAGGCGAGGTCGACGCCGACGCGGTGGGCTTTGCCGTCGCCCTGCGCGATGGCGAACACCTGCTGGGCAGCCTGAGTGTGGTGATGCCCGCCGAATCGCTGAACACGGCCCTGCGCAAAACCACGCTGACCCGCCTGCAAAGCGCGGCCGGCCGCATTGAAGGCCGGCTGCAAGACCAGCGCGAAAAAGCCCGCGCCACCAAAAAAACGGAAGCCCCATGAACGCCCCACTCCCCTTGTCATCTGTACCGCCGGTATCGGACGGCGCGCACTTCCCCGTCGTGATCGTCGGCGCCGGGCCCACCGGCCTGATGCTGGCCAACCTGCTGGGCATGCAGGGCGTGAATACGCTGGTGATCGAACGCAACACCAGCACCGTGGGCGAGCCGCGCGCGGTAACCATCGACGACGAAAGCCTGCGCACCGTGCAGGCCACAGGGCTGATCGGCGAGGTGCTGCCGCATGTGGTGCAGGGTTACGGCGTGCACTACTACTCGTGGCGCGGCAAGGAGTTTGCGCGCATCGAGCCGAACGCGATGGAGCACGGCTTTCCCAAACGCAATGCCTTTCGCCAGCAGGTGCTGGTGGGCCAGCTGCGCGACGGGATGCAGCGCTTTGCCGGCTCGGCGATCTGGTTTGGGCATGAGCTGGTGACGTTTCGCGACGAGGGAGAGGCCGGCGAGGCCGTGCACCTGGAGCTGCG harbors:
- a CDS encoding IclR family transcriptional regulator, which gives rise to MATTHRMLRILGLFNLSRPVITPEWLMKELGVSRASVYRDLGQLAAVGLLERVADRGYVLGPMVVELDRQIRLADPLLQAADELPGKLAEQTGGTVLLCRFHGSKVMCIHQVKGKNPALSVSYERGRAMPLYRGATSKIILAYLPPPQLKQLWTTERKTLVAAGLPDDFTQLGKALRAIREVGHCITEGEVDADAVGFAVALRDGEHLLGSLSVVMPAESLNTALRKTTLTRLQSAAGRIEGRLQDQREKARATKKTEAP